The following proteins come from a genomic window of Coffea arabica cultivar ET-39 chromosome 11c, Coffea Arabica ET-39 HiFi, whole genome shotgun sequence:
- the LOC140016461 gene encoding RING-H2 finger protein ATL46-like, protein MPWIQSGSKISPAILFIIVILAVVFFISGLLHLLVRFLMRRRSSQNSQSNGYPDLSGSEAYQRRLQQLFHLHDSGLDQAFIDALPVFLYKDIMGLKEPFDCAVCLCEFSDQDKLRLLPLCSHAFHIDCIDTWLSSNSTCPLCRGTLFSPEFSVENPVFEFDESRDEDRVASGNVGVAVPCGPKPSEAENSIDEKRVFSVRLGKFRNTSPNDCARGSSEN, encoded by the coding sequence ATGCCTTGGATTCAATCTGGAAGTAAGATTAGTCCTGCAATTCTTTTCATTATTGTGATATTAGCAGTTGTATTTTTCATCTCTGGTCTGCTCCACTTGCTTGTAAGGTTCCTCATGAGGAGGAGGTCATCACAAAATTCTCAATCTAATGGATATCCTGATTTGTCTGGTTCTGAAGCTTACCAGAGACGGTTACAACAGCTATTCCATCTTCATGATTCAGGTCTAGATCAAGCCTTTATTGATGCTTTACCAGTTTTTCTTTACAAAGACATAATGGGCTTAAAAGAGCCGTTTGATTGTGCTGTTTGCCTTTGCGAGTTCTCAGATCAAGATAAGTTAAGGTTGTTACCGCTATGTAGCCATGCTTTCCATATAGATTGTATAGACACATGGTTATCGTCAAATTCAACTTGCCCGCTCTGCAGAGGGACCCTTTTCAGCCCTGAATTTTCCGTTGAAAATCCAGTTTTTGAGTTTGATGAGTCAAGAGATGAAGACAGGGTGGCTTCAGGGAACGTAGGCGTTGCTGTTCCTTGTGGTCCTAAGCCATCTGAGGCTGAAAATAGTATTGATGAAAAGAGGGTGTTTTCAGTTAGGCTTGGCAAATTTAGGAACACAAGCCCAAACGATTGTGCAAGAGGTAGTTCTGAAAATTAA